The Coleofasciculaceae cyanobacterium genomic interval AAATGCGCTCCATCTACGTCAATTCGCTTGTCGTAAGCAAGCAAGCTGGCATCTACTCGCTGCTTTTGGTTCAGTACACGGAATTCATATAGTACGTCGCTGCGGGGCCCTTTAAAATAAGCTAAGACTTCAGGTTTAACATCTGCCTGAACCAAATTCTCAAAAACTTGAGACGCTACAATTACCAAATTCTGTTGACTATTTTGAAATCCTGTGTCTTCAAAAATCCTTTGAGTACTGTATCCTGCTTTTTGTAACTTTTGACAAATTTGTCCCCACTCTACCCAACTGTTTTCTTTGTGCAGTAGCGAGCGCATTAATTTCTGCGCTTGATCTTCTGAGATTTCTACCCGACTATCCTGTGGCATATTATTCATCTCTTCCTTCTTATTTCTCCTTGCATCTTCTTCTCTGTTAAAGCCACTTTTTTTTTAATCTTCTGAACCTGAACTTCCCTGATGATAGTGACCTTGGGTCAAAGAATGAGGCACTTCTAACCCGTTAGCCTCCATTAAACTAGGGTTACTCATAATCTCTTGCGGTGTACCATCGGCAACAATTCTCCCTTGATTAAGCATGACGACGCGATCGCAAACTTCAATAATTAATTCTAAGTCATGGGAAGAAATTACTGTTGTCTCGTGGGAAGAGTTAAGAAACTTAATTAATCTACGTCTGGCTCTTAAGTCTAAGTTGGCACTTGGTTCATCATAAAGTACGATCTGGGGTAGCATAGCCAAAACAGCAGCGATCGCTACCATACACTTCTCCCCTCCTGAAAGCCGATGGGAAATTCGATTCGCTAAATGAGTCACTCCAGTTAAAGATAAAGCAGCACTAATTCGAGCTTCTATTTCCTCAGGGGATAACTCGATGTTTTCTAAACCAAAAGCGATATCATCCCTCACCGTAGGGCAAAATAGCTGATCGTCAGGATTTTGAAACACCAGTCCAATTTCGGGATTAAATTCTCCAGTTTGGATCGAGCGATCAAATAATTTAACTTCACCATAAGTAGGTTTTAAA includes:
- a CDS encoding energy-coupling factor ABC transporter ATP-binding protein, whose protein sequence is MENLVETAEQFSLKTKAISINNLCFSFEQERAILTDINLNISSGESVGLIGANGAGKTSLFLTICGILKPTYGEVKLFDRSIQTGEFNPEIGLVFQNPDDQLFCPTVRDDIAFGLENIELSPEEIEARISAALSLTGVTHLANRISHRLSGGEKCMVAIAAVLAMLPQIVLYDEPSANLDLRARRRLIKFLNSSHETTVISSHDLELIIEVCDRVVMLNQGRIVADGTPQEIMSNPSLMEANGLEVPHSLTQGHYHQGSSGSED